Proteins from one Triticum aestivum cultivar Chinese Spring chromosome 7A, IWGSC CS RefSeq v2.1, whole genome shotgun sequence genomic window:
- the LOC123152670 gene encoding uncharacterized protein isoform X1 — protein sequence MAGAADRGVCGVCFNHCKYETEGSGFNMFAWEEFKNVVPCNERARFNNVTGEKVTFVANQRAYTVKCYKGHKKSAMYGRGWRKFYEDNKLGKGQMVVLFLDQPSPMASILWFQVGNDSEDEQPMEEGDPIEDSDSDNEDGGASSDDGEGIVRTRGLLLNEREDFQLQGLLPLSDDFIGFAFVHRLTRTDICLGMMKIPKKVVAAMLFEEQGVVGISVDGGRFKKISYRTADDDRIMFDSKKWKDFAASRGLKVNTAVLIDFKSSERDDVHVLVILNKLG from the exons ATGGCGGGCGCTGCTGATAGA GGGGTTTGTGGAGTTTGTTTCAACCATTGCAAGTATGAGACCGAGGGAAGCGGTTTCAACATGTTTGCATGGGAGGAGTTCAAGAAT GTTGTGCCCTGCAATGAAAGGGCCCGTTTCAACAATGTGACAGGAGAGAAGGTGACGTTTGTGGCAAACCAACGGGCATACACTGTAAAGTGTTACAAGGGTCACAAAAAGAGCGCTATGTATGGGAGAGGTTGGAGGAAGTTCTATGAAGACAACAAGCTGGGTAAGGGTCAGATGGTGGTGTTATTCCTGGATCAACCTTCGCCTATGGCATCTATTTTGTGGTTCCAAGTGGGCAACGACTCCGAAGATGAACAGCCTATGGAGGAGGGTGATCCCATTGAAGATTCAGACTCAGATAATGAGGATGGAGGAGCTTCAAGTGATGATGGTGAAGGCATTGTTCGCACTAGGGGGCTTTTGCTTAATGAGAGAGAGGATTTTCAGCTACAAGGGCTGCTGCCTCTTAGTGATGATTTCATCGGGTTTGCTTTTGTTCACCGCCTCACAAGGACAGACATTTGCTTGGGCATGATG AAAAtacccaagaaagttgttgctgCCATGCTGTTTGAAGAACAGGGGGTTGTTGGTATTTCTGTGGATGGTGGGAGATTCAAAAAAATCTCATACAGAACTGCTGATGATGACCGCATTATGTTTGACAGCAAGAAGTGGAAAGACTTCGCAGCTAGCAGAGGACTCAAAGTCAACACGGCTGTTCTTATTGACTTCAAGAGTAGCGAGAGGGATGATGTCCATGTCCTGGTTATCTTGAATAAGCTTGGCTAG
- the LOC123152670 gene encoding uncharacterized protein isoform X3 has protein sequence MAGAADRVVPCNERARFNNVTGEKVTFVANQRAYTVKCYKGHKKSAMYGRGWRKFYEDNKLGKGQMVVLFLDQPSPMASILWFQVGNDSEDEQPMEEGDPIEDSDSDNEDGGASSDDGEGIVRTRGLLLNEREDFQLQGLLPLSDDFIGFAFVHRLTRTDICLGMMKIPKKVVAAMLFEEQGVVGISVDGGRFKKISYRTADDDRIMFDSKKWKDFAASRGLKVNTAVLIDFKSSERDDVHVLVILNKLG, from the exons ATGGCGGGCGCTGCTGATAGA GTTGTGCCCTGCAATGAAAGGGCCCGTTTCAACAATGTGACAGGAGAGAAGGTGACGTTTGTGGCAAACCAACGGGCATACACTGTAAAGTGTTACAAGGGTCACAAAAAGAGCGCTATGTATGGGAGAGGTTGGAGGAAGTTCTATGAAGACAACAAGCTGGGTAAGGGTCAGATGGTGGTGTTATTCCTGGATCAACCTTCGCCTATGGCATCTATTTTGTGGTTCCAAGTGGGCAACGACTCCGAAGATGAACAGCCTATGGAGGAGGGTGATCCCATTGAAGATTCAGACTCAGATAATGAGGATGGAGGAGCTTCAAGTGATGATGGTGAAGGCATTGTTCGCACTAGGGGGCTTTTGCTTAATGAGAGAGAGGATTTTCAGCTACAAGGGCTGCTGCCTCTTAGTGATGATTTCATCGGGTTTGCTTTTGTTCACCGCCTCACAAGGACAGACATTTGCTTGGGCATGATG AAAAtacccaagaaagttgttgctgCCATGCTGTTTGAAGAACAGGGGGTTGTTGGTATTTCTGTGGATGGTGGGAGATTCAAAAAAATCTCATACAGAACTGCTGATGATGACCGCATTATGTTTGACAGCAAGAAGTGGAAAGACTTCGCAGCTAGCAGAGGACTCAAAGTCAACACGGCTGTTCTTATTGACTTCAAGAGTAGCGAGAGGGATGATGTCCATGTCCTGGTTATCTTGAATAAGCTTGGCTAG
- the LOC123152670 gene encoding uncharacterized protein isoform X2: MRPREAVSTCLHGRSSRMQVVPCNERARFNNVTGEKVTFVANQRAYTVKCYKGHKKSAMYGRGWRKFYEDNKLGKGQMVVLFLDQPSPMASILWFQVGNDSEDEQPMEEGDPIEDSDSDNEDGGASSDDGEGIVRTRGLLLNEREDFQLQGLLPLSDDFIGFAFVHRLTRTDICLGMMKIPKKVVAAMLFEEQGVVGISVDGGRFKKISYRTADDDRIMFDSKKWKDFAASRGLKVNTAVLIDFKSSERDDVHVLVILNKLG; the protein is encoded by the exons ATGAGACCGAGGGAAGCGGTTTCAACATGTTTGCATGGGAGGAGTTCAAGAATGCAG GTTGTGCCCTGCAATGAAAGGGCCCGTTTCAACAATGTGACAGGAGAGAAGGTGACGTTTGTGGCAAACCAACGGGCATACACTGTAAAGTGTTACAAGGGTCACAAAAAGAGCGCTATGTATGGGAGAGGTTGGAGGAAGTTCTATGAAGACAACAAGCTGGGTAAGGGTCAGATGGTGGTGTTATTCCTGGATCAACCTTCGCCTATGGCATCTATTTTGTGGTTCCAAGTGGGCAACGACTCCGAAGATGAACAGCCTATGGAGGAGGGTGATCCCATTGAAGATTCAGACTCAGATAATGAGGATGGAGGAGCTTCAAGTGATGATGGTGAAGGCATTGTTCGCACTAGGGGGCTTTTGCTTAATGAGAGAGAGGATTTTCAGCTACAAGGGCTGCTGCCTCTTAGTGATGATTTCATCGGGTTTGCTTTTGTTCACCGCCTCACAAGGACAGACATTTGCTTGGGCATGATG AAAAtacccaagaaagttgttgctgCCATGCTGTTTGAAGAACAGGGGGTTGTTGGTATTTCTGTGGATGGTGGGAGATTCAAAAAAATCTCATACAGAACTGCTGATGATGACCGCATTATGTTTGACAGCAAGAAGTGGAAAGACTTCGCAGCTAGCAGAGGACTCAAAGTCAACACGGCTGTTCTTATTGACTTCAAGAGTAGCGAGAGGGATGATGTCCATGTCCTGGTTATCTTGAATAAGCTTGGCTAG